Part of the Candidatus Baltobacteraceae bacterium genome is shown below.
GGTGCACGACGCCGGGCGAGTACCGCATGCCGGTACCCACCACCGAGATCTTGGCGCAGCCCTCACGCACGCGTACCGCCAGATTGAGATCGCCCAGCAGCGCGCGCACCGCGTTGCCGCGGTCGCCCTCGACCACGAACGCAACGCCGGCCTGATTGATCGTCACCTGATCGATCGAGATGCCCGCATCGGCGATCCGCCGGAACATCTCGAGTTCGGTTTGCATACGATGCTGCGCATTTTCGACGTCGCCGCGAATCACGCGCACCCAGGTCACCCGCCCCGAGGAGGTGACGCCCGTAACCGGGCGTTGCGAGTCGTAACCCGCGTCGACGATCGTGCCGAGATCGGTACTCAAGCCCTTGATCGCGTACCGGGTGCCGGTGCGCTCGGCAAAGCCGGCAGCCTTGTGATGCATGACCTTCGCCCCGCGCTGCGCAAGCTCGCTCATCTCTTCCAGCGAGGCGCGATCGATCACGTGCGCGGTCGGAACGCGGCGCGGATCGGCGGTCATCGCCCCGCTGACGTCGGTGTAGATATCGACGCGATCGGCGCCGAGCGCGTGCCCGATCGCGATCGCCGAGAGATCGCTGCCGCCGCGCCCGAGCGTCGTGATCGCGCCGTCTTCGGTCGTGCCTTGGAATCCCGCGATCACCGGAACCGCACCGCGTTCGAGCAGCGCGGCCACCGCGTGCGGATCGACGCGCAGAATCGCAGCATTGCCGTGATCACCGTCGGTGATGATGCCGGCTTGCCCACCCGTCATTGCCAGCGCCTCGACGTTCATCGCCGAAAGCTCCTCCGCGAAGACGGCGGCGGAAATGAGTTCCCCACAGGCCAGCAGCAGATCGGCGTTCGCGCTCCCCGTATTGCCGCCGATGAGTCCGATCAGCGTATCGGTCGCGTACGGCGCCGGCTCGCGTCCCATCGCAGACACGACCGCGACCGGCGCGTAGCCCGCTTCGCGCGCGTCGAGGATGCGTGCGAATGCAACTTCGCGCTGCTCGCGCGTGGCAACCGAAGTTCCGCCGAACTTGAGCACGGCGACGCGTGCAAGCGCGTTCATCCCACCAGCCCCCGTTCGAGCAGCAATTCGAGAATCTGCACCGCGTTGGTTGCCGCGCCCTTGCGCAGCTGATCGCCGACGCACCACAGCACGAAGTTGCGCTTCGATTCTTCGCTCTCGCGCCGAAGCCGCGCCACGTGGACCAGGTCGGTGCCTTCGACCTCGCGCGGCGAGACGATGCCGTTTGCGTGGTAGACGACGCCCGGCGCCGCTGCCAGCGCGGCGGCGAGCGCCGCGACGCTGCTCTCGCGCTCGGTTTCCAGCCACACCGCTTCCGAATGCGCGGTGTGCACCGGCACGCGTACGGTGGTCGCGCTCACGAACAGGTCCGGCAACCCGAGCATTTTGCGCGTCTCTTGTGCGACCTTGCGTTCTTCGCCGGAATAGCCGCTCGCGTCGAATACGCCGATCTGCGGAATCACGTTGCGGACGAGCGGACGCGGAAACGCCGCCGGTTCGGGCTCCGGCCGGCCGTTTGCGATCGCTTGTTCGCCG
Proteins encoded:
- a CDS encoding aspartate kinase yields the protein MNALARVAVLKFGGTSVATREQREVAFARILDAREAGYAPVAVVSAMGREPAPYATDTLIGLIGGNTGSANADLLLACGELISAAVFAEELSAMNVEALAMTGGQAGIITDGDHGNAAILRVDPHAVAALLERGAVPVIAGFQGTTEDGAITTLGRGGSDLSAIAIGHALGADRVDIYTDVSGAMTADPRRVPTAHVIDRASLEEMSELAQRGAKVMHHKAAGFAERTGTRYAIKGLSTDLGTIVDAGYDSQRPVTGVTSSGRVTWVRVIRGDVENAQHRMQTELEMFRRIADAGISIDQVTINQAGVAFVVEGDRGNAVRALLGDLNLAVRVREGCAKISVVGTGMRYSPGVVHRCVLALSNADVEIIHCTDSNITISILVPEADVTRAEAAVHDQFHLATGEGA
- a CDS encoding aspartate-semialdehyde dehydrogenase, translating into MLKVAVVGATGVVGETIVRVLGERKVPVDALGRFASRARDGIEATTPEALRGFDVVFFASGEDASETYAPALIERGAYVIDNSSTFRMRENVPLVVPEVNPNDVRPEHRLFPVANCTAIILCTALAPIRAAAGLRSVRVATYQSASGAGRAGLDELLAGEQAIANGRPEPEPAAFPRPLVRNVIPQIGVFDASGYSGEERKVAQETRKMLGLPDLFVSATTVRVPVHTAHSEAVWLETERESSVAALAAALAAAPGVVYHANGIVSPREVEGTDLVHVARLRRESEESKRNFVLWCVGDQLRKGAATNAVQILELLLERGLVG